The Chryseolinea soli nucleotide sequence TGGATGCGGCCTACCAGGTGAACTATGCCACGTATAACAACATCACCGGCATGGCGATGCCGCAGTATTTTGTACCCATCAGTGGGCCGCCGTCATCTGACAATACTTCGAGTGGCGTGTTTGGCAGCGTGGGTAGTCTGCTGTTAAAATGGGAACCCTTTACGTTTGGTCAGCGGAGTTCACGTATCGACTTGGCAAAAACGGGTGTCCAATACAACGAAGCCGATGCACGCAACGAAATATTCAAACATCAGGTAACGGTCATTAACACCTATCTCGATGTGCTCATGGCGCACGAACTCATGAAGGTTTATTCAAAAAACCTGGAGCGTTCAAAAGAGAATCTACGGGCTGTGCGTACCCTTACCGTGAGCGGCTTGCATCCCGGTGTGGATACAGCCCTGTTTCATGGAGAAGTGTCGCGCGCCCGGATCGAGTTGCTCAATCATCAGAAATATCTTGAAACACAACAAGCTACCTTGTCGGAACTACTGGCCAGTGATGCCCCTGGCTATACACCCGACAGCAGTTATTTTCACAAGCTCCCTTCACATTCCGGGGACACGTTGGCTTCAGGTCATCCCTTACTGAGTCTTTCCGAGAGTAAGCTCCAGATCCGGCGTCAGCAACAAACATCCATCCGGCGAACGCTCAATCCCAACCTCTCCGTATGGGCCACCGGCTATGCGCGTGGTTCCGGTATTCGCTACGATGGTGTTGTCAACTCAAGTGATGGCCTGTCTTTTAGCCGGTATAATTATGGTGCCGGTCTCCAGCTTAGTGTGCCGTTGCTCCGCTTTCTTGAAGTCCGGCCCCAGCTTCGTCAGCAAAGCGCTTTGATCAGCGCAGAAGAAGAGCGGCTCAGCCAGGTGAAACTCGAACTGAACAAACAAAACAAAGTCGCAGACCTCACCTTCCGGAACGCGCTGGAAGTGGCAAAGGAAAGCCCGGTGTTTTATCGGTCGGCCGAATTCTCTTTCCGCGCTTTGACCACCCGCTACAACTCGGGACTCACCAA carries:
- a CDS encoding TolC family protein: MKIFWFAIGLLTATTANSQTLHELLKQAEANYPLLKAKSLEVQAGQNNIATVKSSALPSLDAAYQVNYATYNNITGMAMPQYFVPISGPPSSDNTSSGVFGSVGSLLLKWEPFTFGQRSSRIDLAKTGVQYNEADARNEIFKHQVTVINTYLDVLMAHELMKVYSKNLERSKENLRAVRTLTVSGLHPGVDTALFHGEVSRARIELLNHQKYLETQQATLSELLASDAPGYTPDSSYFHKLPSHSGDTLASGHPLLSLSESKLQIRRQQQTSIRRTLNPNLSVWATGYARGSGIRYDGVVNSSDGLSFSRYNYGAGLQLSVPLLRFLEVRPQLRQQSALISAEEERLSQVKLELNKQNKVADLTFRNALEVAKESPVFYRSAEFSFRALTTRYNSGLTNYADLIQAQYSLVKAETELKQSYLEAWKALLYKAAVQGDIAIFLNQVQ